A genomic window from Elaeis guineensis isolate ETL-2024a chromosome 3, EG11, whole genome shotgun sequence includes:
- the LOC105041356 gene encoding uncharacterized TPR repeat-containing protein At1g05150: MASSRGTRAEKVRRIFERFDANGDGGLNREEMTALVVAVNPRVKFSDEQIGAILDEVFRTYAEFILPDRGLTLDGLLRTYDDGAGDVDRDFDALDLQLPGETEATASTSVAATAASSSIVDDPLLSVPKAAVPRTAAPSWATSPNHGIAYDSSWALLDDVEILVKRLRSKHLQKSASTAGDNSSGNNNNNNFDSFSEAGWSREMGPDFDRRVVIWDETSRDYLVFVKEVAALRGRADGARSRDEAFDNHMALGRALYEHHLFRDALRSFRRACELLPTDVRAHFRAGNTLYALSRHAEAKEEFLLALEAAEAGGAQSADILPQIHVNLGIAMEGEGMILGACEHYREAAILCPTHFRALKLLGSALFGVGEYRAAVKALEEAVFLRPDYADAHCDLGSALHAMSEDERAIQEFQKAIDLKPGHVDALYNLGGLFMDAGRFARASEMYGRVLAVRPNNWRAQLNKAVALLGAGETEEAKKALKEAFKMTQRVEVYDAIAHLKTLQKKKKLPKGNGAEGEVAFLIVEPSKFKRVGRKTTLRQDLANALEIRAFQRITRLSRCDVDLLEKEMNETDVPISYSGSGVAEKSIRKAALEVILRKLLRFLRPETFQGALKAINEKVLSVLDAPGSGRIDLGMFFAVLAPICAGPLEKRKRAVFDALLWRSNSDGGTQIRRSDAITYIKLLRAVYIPSHGVSDMLELHGESDPSMVSYAEFLEMFNDPDWGFGILGTLVKLEAGDRIRHGQHTCSICRYPIIGSRFKETKYRFSLCNRCYSEGKVPSDCKQEEYRFKEYGSESEAMKDKCLCFNLHSKSSQGDP; encoded by the coding sequence ATGGCGTCGTCGCGGGGCACGCGTGCCGAGAAGGTCCGCCGGATCTTCGAGCGGTTCGACGCGAACGGCGATGGGGGTCTGAACCGGGAGGAGATGACGGCGCTTGTGGTCGCCGTCAACCCACGCGTCAAGTTCAGCGACGAGCAGATCGGCGCCATCCTCGACGAGGTCTTCCGCACCTACGCCGAATTCATCCTCCCCGACCGCGGCCTCACCCTCGATGGCCTCCTCCGCACCTACGATGACGGCGCCGGCGACGTCGACCGCGACTTCGACGCCCTCGACCTCCAACTCCCCGGAGAGACCGAGGCCACCGCCTCCACCTCCGTTGCCGCCACCGCCGCATCCTCCTCGATCGTCGACGACCCCCTCCTCTCCGTCCCCAAAGCCGCCGTCCCCCGCACCGCCGCGCCCTCCTGGGCCACTTCCCCTAACCACGGGATCGCCTACGACTCCTCCTGGGCTCTCCTCGACGACGTCGAGATCCTCGTCAAGCGCCTCCGCTCCAAGCACCTCCAGAAGTCCGCCTCCACCGCGGGCGACAACAGCAGcggcaacaacaacaacaacaacttcGACTCCTTCTCGGAGGCCGGGTGGTCGCGCGAGATGGGCCCGGACTTCGACCGGCGAGTAGTCATCTGGGACGAGACCAGCCGCGACTACCTCGTCTTCGTGAAGGAGGTCGCCGCCCTCCGCGGTCGCGCCGACGGGGCCCGCTCTCGTGACGAGGCCTTCGACAACCACATGGCCCTCGGCCGCGCCCTCTACGAGCACCACCTCTTCCGCGACGCCCTACGCAGCTTTCGCCGCGCCTGCGAGCTCCTCCCCACCGACGTCCGCGCCCACTTCCGCGCCGGCAATACCCTCTACGCCCTCAGTCGCCACGCCGAAGCCAAGGAGGAGTTCCTCCTCGCCCTCGAGGCCGCCGAGGCTGGCGGCGCCCAGTCCGCCGACATCCTCCCCCAGATTCACGTCAACCTGGGCATCGCCATGGAGGGCGAGGGCATGATCCTCGGCGCCTGCGAGCACTACCGCGAGGCCGCCATCCTCTGCCCCACCCACTTCCGCGCCCTCAAGCTCCTCGGCAGCGCCCTCTTCGGCGTCGGCGAGTACCGCGCCGCCGTGAAGGCGCTGGAGGAGGCCGTCTTCCTCCGGCCGGACTACGCTGACGCCCACTGCGATCTCGGCTCGGCCCTCCACGCCATGAGTGAGGACGAGAGGGCCATCCAGGAGTTCCAGAAGGCGATCGATTTGAAGCCTGGCCACGTCGATGCTCTGTATAACCTCGGGGGCTTGTTCATGGATGCCGGCCGGTTTGCAAGGGCGTCGGAGATGTACGGCAGGGTTTTGGCCGTTCGGCCGAACAATTGGCGGGCGCAGCTGAACAAGGCGGTGGCTTTGTTGGGCGCCGGGGAGACGGAGGAGGCCAAGAAGGCCCTCAAGGAGGCCTTCAAGATGACCCAGAGGGTGGAGGTCTACGACGCCATTGCCCATCTGAAGACGctccagaagaagaagaagctgcCGAAAGGGAATGGTGCCGAGGGAGAGGTGGCTTTCCTCATCGTGGAGCCATCCAAGTTCAAGAGGGTGGGAAGGAAGACCACTTTGAGGCAGGATTTGGCCAATGCCCTGGAGATAAGAGCATTCCAGAGGATCACGAGGTTGAGCCGCTGCGATGTGGACCTCTTGGAGAAGGAAATGAACGAGACCGATGTTCCAATATCCTACTCTGGTAGTGGAGTTGCAGAGAAATCCATCCGCAAAGCTGCCCTGGAAGTAATTCTTCGAAAGTTGCTTCGGTTTCTCAGGCCCGAGACATTTCAAGGGGCTCTCAAAGCAATCAATGAGAAGGTTCTTTCTGTCTTGGATGCCCCTGGATCGGGTCGCATTGATCTGGGGATGTTCTTTGCTGTTCTTGCTCCCATTTGCGCAGGGCCACTCGAGAAGCGCAAGCGGGCTGTCTTTGATGCGCTTCTATGGCGGTCTAACAGTGATGGAGGGACACAGATTAGGAGAAGCGATGCAATCACATATATTAAGCTGCTGCGTGCCGTTTATATCCCTTCACATGGTGTCAGTGACATGTTGGAATTGCACGGAGAGTCGGATCCCTCCATGGTTTCATATGCAGAGTTTCTCGAGATGTTTAATGATCCAGATTGGGGTTTTGGAATCTTAGGCACTTTGGTGAAGCTTGAAGCAGGCGATCGAATTCGTCATGGCCAGCACACCTGCTCGATATGTAGGTACCCCATTATAGGGTCTAGGTTCAAGGAGACGAAGTATCGTTTCAGCTTGTGCAACCGTTGTTACAGTGAAGGGAAGGTACCATCGGATTGCAAGCAGGAGGAGTACAGGTTCAAAGAGTATGGAAGCGAGTCTGAAGCTATGAAAGATAAGTGCCTGTGCTTTAATTTACATTCTAAGAGCTCGCAAGGTGATCCTTGA